Proteins from one Procambarus clarkii isolate CNS0578487 chromosome 40, FALCON_Pclarkii_2.0, whole genome shotgun sequence genomic window:
- the LOC123757810 gene encoding serine/threonine-protein kinase pim-3: MFMQRMFNVLSQNSNLPLPVDRSKPKPVPNVGRDQHSPGNHHNISHTPTTTPSHSLHNTAHHHHHQQHHHHLHHLQNSSPTTSSTTTTTHHCTPSAPTTTAKPPSHSPCNGGGSGRGCGPGGGGGTERERLYRLEKIVDERGKVISKVLGKGGFGTVYAGTRMKDGVPVAIKLIAKDRVPAWGVVNGQRVPMEVALLLRVAHIPQVVRLLDWLEKDESFLLILERPNPCKDLYDYVTERGPLPEEEAREFMMQVVSMVLSCHMAGVIHRDIKDENLLVTTDRQGRVALKLIDFGSGAFFVRDKVYTDFEGTKVYSPPEWILHNQYQGASATVWSLGILLYDLVFGDIPFEYEEQIVSARLQFRLPVSEECQSLIRWCLRVRPSDRPTLEQILQHPWFMLRSKDTLTRSISTRSAPAATPSALAAHAATSPVGSLGSVGSSHSSGSLPATPRPQDRLDFSSTSSQGSHATTL, from the exons TTGGACGGGATCAACACAGCCCCGGCAACCACCACAACATCAGCCacaccccaacaaccacacccagcCACTCGCTCCACAACACcgcgcatcaccaccaccaccaacaacaccaccaccacctccaccacctccaaaaCTCCAGTCcaaccacctcctccaccaccaccacaacgcacCACTGCACCCcctcagcccccaccaccaccgccaagcCCCCCAGCCACTCCCCCTGCAATGGTGGAGGCAGCGGACGCGGGTGTGGaccaggtggaggtggaggtacgGAGCGGGAGAGACTCTACCGCTTGGAGAAGATAGTGGATGAGAGGGGAAAAGTTATCTCCAAGGTGCTGGGGAAGGGCGGCTTTGGCACCGTGTACGCGGGCACCAGGATGAAGGACGGAGTGCCCGTTGCCATCAAACTCATAGCCAAGGACCGAGTGCCCGCTTGGGGCGTG GTAAACGGGCAGCGAGTGCCGATGGAGGTGGCACTTCTGCTTCGAGTAGCACACATCCCGCAGGTGGTGCGCCTCCTGGACTGGTTGGAGAAGGACGAATCCTTCCTCTTGATCCTGGAGAGACCAAACCCTTGTAAGGACCTCTACGACTACGTCACGGAGCGGGGGCCCTTACCTGAGGAAGAGGCCCGAGAATTCATGATGcag GTGGTGTCAATGGTACTCTCTTGTCATATGGCCGGAGTAATCCACCGAGACATTAAAGACGAAAATCTCCTCGTGACCACGGACAGACAAGGGAGAGTCGCCCTTAAGCTCATAGACTTTGGCTCCGGGGCTTTCTTCGTCAGAGACAAAGTCTACACCGATTTTGAGG GAACGAAGGTGTACTCGCCTCCGGAGTGGATTCTCCACAACCAGTACCAAGGCGCCTCTGCCACTGTGTGGTCTCTGGGCATCTTACTCTACGATCTGGTATTTGGCGACATTCCCTTCGAGTACGAGGAACAGATCGTGTCCGCCAGACTGCAGTTTCGGCTGCCGGTGTCCGAGGAGTGCCAGAGTCTCATCCGATGGTGCCTTCGAGTTCGACCTAGCGACCGTCCCACGCTGGAACAGATCCTGCAGCACCCGTGGTTCATGCTTCGTTCCAAGGACACCCTCACGCGATCGATCTCCACTCGAAGTGCCCCAGCTGCCACGCCCTCGGCTCTGGCTGCTCATGCGGCCACTTCGCCCGTGGGGTCCCTGGGGTCCGTCGGGTCCTCGCACAGTTCTGGGTCCCTTCCAGCCACACCTCGACCCCAAGACAGACTTGACTTTAGTTCCACGTCCTCCCAGGGCAGCCACGCCACAACCTTGTGA